In the Flavobacterium pallidum genome, one interval contains:
- a CDS encoding response regulator, translated as MTIRILMIDDHPSQIEGYKVILGLNDFGYEIETTAAYNCERAFSIITNPAYSGKFDLVFIDLSLPPFLEKNIQSGEDLAVLVRQHWPGTKIIMITSHSEAIILYNLVRKIAPEGLMVKSDFNGDGLLKAFGIIVSGKSYYSDTVNTGVRELLSRERYLDKMNREIIMLLAKGIKLKQMPDILGISKSAIEKRKVTIKDYLCINNGTDDDILTEAKKLGLI; from the coding sequence ATGACCATACGTATTCTAATGATTGACGACCATCCTTCACAGATTGAAGGCTATAAGGTAATCCTGGGCCTGAACGATTTCGGGTATGAGATTGAAACCACAGCCGCCTACAACTGCGAAAGGGCCTTTTCCATCATCACAAATCCGGCCTATTCAGGAAAATTTGACCTTGTTTTTATTGATTTGAGCCTGCCGCCATTCCTGGAAAAAAATATCCAATCCGGTGAAGACCTTGCCGTCCTGGTTCGTCAACACTGGCCTGGGACTAAGATTATTATGATCACTTCGCATTCTGAAGCGATCATCCTATACAACCTTGTCAGGAAAATCGCCCCGGAAGGATTGATGGTGAAAAGCGATTTCAATGGTGACGGCCTTCTTAAGGCATTTGGGATTATTGTTTCGGGGAAAAGCTATTACAGCGATACCGTTAATACTGGTGTGAGGGAATTGTTGTCACGCGAAAGATACCTGGACAAAATGAATCGGGAAATCATTATGCTGCTCGCTAAAGGCATAAAACTTAAACAAATGCCGGACATCCTTGGAATATCGAAAAGCGCCATCGAAAAAAGAAAAGTGACTATTAAGGACTATCTGTGTATCAATAATGGTACCGATGACGATATTTTGACAGAAGCTAAAAAATTAGGATTGATATAA
- a CDS encoding tetratricopeptide repeat-containing sensor histidine kinase, producing MWKKRNGAVWFLVKLCGINYFWKNDMMFKKIAAVILISFLLSYCDNKKVESVKLPPKNDSILKYLSIAFDESLPYKIRYENNFKALRIIEKQNNDSINRYYFFKVAGRFWNMKDTIDYKKITSFLIKQSESALDTFSMAKACSYMGDYFVLMNKPDSSYYYFDKSIKFYNKIKNSEEILEPLFSKAQIQHKYTDYLGYEKSAFDILRIIKGRPNKIELRYEANNLLGIAYGELSEFELSRKYYNIALSLCADKSIPLKNHFKAATLNNLGRMCTCQKKYKISKIYCEIGLKEANLRKDNPSTYAMLLSNLGHAKFRLNELDDLPDLFYQSLKIRDSLNDAVGVYNCYAHLAEFYLLKNDNIKALDFAKKTYKLTKENNFPRDQMYAVRILTKADPSKAFEYLQEYYRLFDSIEIADRRIKNKFARIEFETDNLIQQQKQLKAENAKKDRKLITVASLFGLALLLMIITYLLNRQRLKNRELAILRRQQQSESELYELRLAHQQQHDQGRQQEKKRIARELHDGIMGKLSAIRMNLFVLTKRTDPETIQKSLAHIDTLREVEQEIRNIAYDLGQTAFADSNDFIPVLRNMLQSAETATGMQTTLITEESIAWQDLDNNSKMQLYRILQEALQNTVKYAGASSLSVTISQANNILSIEINDNGKGFDKKNTGKGLGLRNMKERARELQGKLKIESKPNAGTTLTLTFPLTIK from the coding sequence TTGTGGAAAAAGCGTAATGGGGCAGTTTGGTTTTTGGTTAAGTTGTGCGGGATTAATTATTTTTGGAAAAACGATATGATGTTTAAAAAGATTGCTGCCGTCATCTTAATAAGTTTTTTGTTATCGTATTGTGATAATAAAAAAGTCGAATCCGTCAAACTACCTCCTAAAAACGACAGTATTTTAAAATACCTGAGTATTGCATTTGATGAGAGTTTGCCTTATAAGATTCGTTATGAAAATAATTTTAAGGCGCTGAGAATTATAGAAAAACAAAATAATGACTCCATAAACAGGTATTATTTTTTTAAAGTAGCAGGACGTTTTTGGAATATGAAAGATACAATTGATTATAAAAAGATAACTTCATTTTTAATAAAACAATCTGAAAGCGCTCTTGATACTTTCAGTATGGCTAAAGCGTGTAGTTACATGGGAGATTATTTCGTTCTTATGAATAAACCTGATAGTAGTTATTACTACTTTGATAAATCAATAAAATTCTACAACAAAATAAAAAATAGCGAAGAAATTCTAGAACCCTTATTTAGCAAGGCGCAAATTCAACATAAATACACGGATTATTTAGGTTATGAAAAAAGTGCTTTTGATATTTTAAGAATCATAAAAGGTCGGCCCAATAAGATTGAGCTTCGTTATGAAGCTAACAATTTACTTGGAATTGCTTATGGTGAATTAAGTGAATTCGAATTATCGAGGAAATATTATAACATAGCATTATCGCTTTGCGCTGACAAATCTATTCCTTTAAAAAATCACTTTAAAGCAGCTACGTTAAACAATCTTGGACGCATGTGTACATGCCAAAAAAAATATAAAATTTCAAAGATATATTGTGAAATTGGACTTAAAGAAGCTAACCTCAGAAAAGACAACCCATCAACTTATGCTATGTTACTTAGCAACCTAGGACATGCAAAATTTAGATTAAATGAATTAGATGATTTACCAGATTTATTTTATCAATCCTTGAAAATAAGGGATTCATTAAACGATGCTGTTGGAGTCTATAATTGTTATGCTCACCTCGCGGAATTTTATTTGTTGAAAAATGATAATATTAAAGCTTTAGATTTTGCAAAAAAAACTTACAAACTAACGAAGGAAAATAATTTTCCACGTGATCAAATGTATGCTGTCAGAATCCTTACAAAAGCAGATCCATCTAAAGCTTTTGAGTATTTACAAGAGTATTATAGATTATTTGATAGTATCGAAATTGCCGACCGCCGCATCAAAAACAAATTCGCCCGCATCGAATTCGAAACCGACAATCTTATCCAACAACAAAAACAACTAAAAGCCGAAAACGCCAAAAAGGACCGCAAGCTCATCACCGTAGCTTCCCTATTTGGATTGGCCTTACTGCTCATGATCATTACTTATTTACTAAACCGCCAGCGGCTCAAGAACCGCGAACTTGCCATACTCCGCCGCCAGCAGCAATCCGAAAGCGAGTTGTATGAGTTGCGCCTTGCCCACCAGCAACAGCACGACCAGGGGCGCCAGCAGGAAAAGAAACGCATTGCACGCGAGTTGCACGACGGCATCATGGGCAAGCTGTCGGCGATCAGGATGAACCTGTTCGTACTGACCAAACGCACCGATCCGGAAACCATCCAAAAGTCGTTGGCACATATTGACACCTTACGCGAGGTCGAGCAGGAGATCCGCAATATCGCTTATGATTTAGGACAGACCGCTTTTGCAGACAGTAACGATTTCATCCCGGTGTTACGCAACATGCTGCAATCTGCAGAAACCGCCACCGGGATGCAAACCACGCTTATTACAGAGGAGTCAATCGCCTGGCAGGACCTGGACAACAATAGCAAAATGCAACTGTACCGCATCCTGCAGGAAGCATTGCAAAATACGGTAAAATATGCAGGTGCTTCATCGCTGTCTGTAACAATCAGTCAGGCGAACAACATCCTGAGCATTGAAATAAATGACAATGGCAAAGGTTTTGACAAAAAAAATACCGGCAAAGGATTGGGTTTACGCAACATGAAGGAACGTGCAAGGGAACTTCAGGGCAAATTGAAGATCGAATCCAAACCAAACGCCGGTACAACCCTTACACTGACATTTCCGCTAACGATTAAATAG
- a CDS encoding metallophosphoesterase family protein, translating into MRTLVIGDIHGGLRAIKQAFERAGVTSEDKLIFLGDYVDGWSESPQVIDFLMALQQTNPCKFIRGNHDALLYEWLGGHDDNLLWYKHGGEATVKAYANVPEEKKHAHLLFLEKLENYYLDEDNRLFVHAGFTNLNGVAYEYFPKMFFWERTLWETALALDPSMEHNDPLFPKRFTLYKEIFIGHTPVTRIGMTVPVNKACVWNVDTGAAFKGPLTVMDVDTKAFWQSDPLPELYPGEKGRNN; encoded by the coding sequence ATGAGAACATTAGTCATAGGCGATATACACGGCGGGCTGCGCGCGATAAAACAGGCTTTTGAACGCGCGGGCGTTACAAGCGAAGATAAGCTAATTTTCCTTGGGGATTATGTAGATGGCTGGAGTGAATCGCCGCAGGTGATTGATTTCCTGATGGCGTTGCAACAGACGAATCCCTGTAAATTCATCCGCGGAAACCACGATGCGCTGCTGTATGAATGGCTGGGCGGGCATGACGACAACCTGCTTTGGTACAAGCATGGTGGCGAGGCCACCGTCAAGGCCTACGCGAACGTGCCGGAGGAAAAAAAACACGCCCATTTGCTGTTTCTGGAAAAACTCGAAAATTATTACCTCGACGAGGACAACCGGCTGTTCGTACATGCCGGGTTTACGAACCTGAACGGCGTGGCCTACGAATATTTCCCGAAGATGTTCTTCTGGGAGCGTACATTGTGGGAAACCGCGCTGGCACTCGACCCAAGCATGGAGCACAACGACCCGCTGTTCCCGAAGCGGTTTACGCTGTATAAGGAAATCTTTATCGGGCATACGCCCGTGACACGCATCGGGATGACCGTGCCGGTGAATAAGGCGTGCGTGTGGAACGTCGATACCGGTGCGGCGTTCAAAGGGCCGTTGACCGTGATGGATGTGGATACTAAGGCATTTTGGCAAAGCGATCCGCTGCCGGAGTTGTATCCGGGGGAGAAGGGACGAAATAATTAG
- a CDS encoding LytR/AlgR family response regulator transcription factor — MKYPYIIIDDDPESAARTQSLFDEFANYFLLGTAATYEDGVNLILEHKPKLVVMEIKPKYKKSGLSLGLINELFRFVKVMPKIVVLTKGKDMAYEAIKHEAFDYLVKPLGIHELRKTLIKFERGTEALPTTLCIKSYGDYRFIDMEDIVYAKADNNSTDIYMANGDMVTAFKTMKHFETTLPSEFIRIHNSYMININHVSRIHLGNNVCYLKNSKVQIPFSKSYKKNVDMLIHLITTNENKELSKIYLNLDNMN, encoded by the coding sequence ATGAAGTATCCTTACATCATTATCGACGACGATCCCGAAAGCGCGGCCAGGACCCAGTCCCTGTTCGACGAGTTCGCGAATTATTTCCTGCTCGGGACGGCGGCAACGTATGAAGATGGGGTAAACCTGATCCTGGAGCACAAGCCGAAGCTCGTCGTGATGGAAATCAAGCCGAAGTACAAGAAGAGCGGCCTGTCGCTGGGGCTGATCAATGAGCTGTTCCGGTTTGTAAAGGTAATGCCGAAGATCGTCGTACTCACCAAAGGGAAGGACATGGCCTATGAAGCCATCAAGCATGAGGCGTTCGATTACCTTGTAAAGCCGCTGGGCATCCATGAGCTGCGCAAGACACTGATTAAGTTCGAACGCGGCACCGAAGCGCTGCCCACGACACTGTGTATCAAGTCGTACGGCGACTACCGCTTTATCGATATGGAGGACATCGTGTATGCGAAGGCCGACAACAATTCGACCGACATCTATATGGCCAACGGCGACATGGTGACGGCGTTTAAGACGATGAAGCATTTCGAGACGACGCTGCCTTCGGAATTCATCAGGATACACAATTCATACATGATCAACATCAACCATGTGTCGAGGATCCACCTGGGCAACAATGTGTGCTACCTGAAGAACAGCAAGGTACAGATCCCGTTCTCGAAATCGTATAAGAAGAATGTCGACATGCTGATCCACCTGATCACGACCAATGAAAACAAGGAATTGAGCAAGATTTACCTGAATCTCGATAACATGAATTAA
- a CDS encoding tetratricopeptide repeat-containing sensor histidine kinase, translating into MKQLFLFFLFLLMVCCDSKPGLILRDLQKDSLNYFFEAANNDSLTPSVRKLYTKKALDIISQGSNDSMRRVNYFKVANRYFNINDLENYKKICEKVKIASEKAKDSNSIAKAYSYLADYYAAKFNSEKAYRYYFNAQKIYINLGKTTKAAKCLLNKSVLQFNEKDYVGSEKSAFEALKYIKTTNETDLLYDSYNLLGILANELNEFSKALEYHNKALAVIETDNPLSNELRFASLHNIGLTYQNGKDDEKAIEFFYKAIKSDPNLHSKSKDYATLIDNLGYSKLRLKAFNDLPILFYKSLHIADSLNSLPNKLSSELHLAEYYLSKSDTVKATEFGKNVYQEAKSNNLDKYMLLSLKRLTESDPKNAGNYSKKYIKINDSLQLAERQTRNKLGRIEYETDQLATEKNQLVEQRKTLIYIVLGIILIAGFIFIIRFQAEKNRELRAMQEQQAANEEIYQLMITQQDKQEETRQAEKKRIAQEIHDGVLGKLFGTRMHLGLLNDRDGKEAHTERVTYIDELKTLEQELREISHDLNSEKQAVANNFVQMVMNFIETQRTVCKAAITINMENKIDWAAVDSVAKINLYRILQEAFQNINKHAQASDVSVDFTQQDGNILLTVYDDGVGFNYFKKKKGIGMLNMHSRITGSGGTMAVVTAPGVGTKLEFALPVTISKKLLKVL; encoded by the coding sequence TTGAAGCAATTATTTCTATTTTTTTTATTCCTATTAATGGTTTGCTGTGATAGTAAGCCTGGCTTGATACTGCGTGATTTACAGAAGGACAGCCTCAATTATTTTTTTGAGGCAGCAAATAATGATTCTCTCACGCCAAGTGTCAGGAAATTATACACCAAGAAGGCTTTAGACATTATTTCACAAGGAAGTAATGACTCAATGCGCAGAGTCAATTATTTTAAAGTAGCGAACCGTTATTTTAACATCAATGATCTCGAAAATTATAAGAAAATATGTGAAAAAGTAAAAATAGCTTCAGAAAAAGCAAAAGACAGCAACAGCATAGCAAAAGCTTACAGCTATTTAGCGGATTATTATGCTGCAAAATTTAACTCAGAAAAAGCATACCGCTATTATTTTAATGCACAAAAAATTTATATAAATCTAGGAAAAACAACTAAAGCGGCTAAATGTCTGCTAAATAAATCCGTATTGCAATTCAACGAGAAAGATTATGTTGGAAGCGAAAAATCGGCTTTTGAAGCATTAAAGTATATTAAAACCACCAATGAGACAGACTTGCTATATGATAGTTATAACCTATTAGGAATTCTAGCGAATGAATTAAATGAATTTTCTAAAGCGTTAGAATATCATAACAAAGCTCTTGCGGTAATTGAAACTGATAACCCGCTTTCCAATGAATTAAGATTTGCTTCATTGCACAACATTGGGCTTACTTATCAAAATGGTAAAGATGATGAAAAAGCTATTGAATTTTTTTATAAAGCTATAAAAAGCGACCCAAATTTGCATTCGAAATCGAAGGACTATGCAACCTTGATTGATAATTTGGGATATTCGAAATTGAGATTGAAAGCTTTTAACGACTTACCAATATTATTTTATAAATCCCTTCACATCGCCGACAGTCTTAATTCTTTACCAAATAAACTTTCTAGTGAATTACATTTAGCTGAATATTATCTAAGTAAAAGCGACACCGTGAAAGCAACCGAATTTGGAAAAAATGTTTATCAAGAAGCAAAATCGAACAACTTGGATAAATATATGTTGCTTTCCCTAAAGCGCTTAACGGAGAGTGATCCAAAAAACGCAGGGAATTATTCCAAAAAGTACATTAAAATTAATGATAGCTTACAACTCGCTGAACGCCAAACCCGCAACAAACTCGGCCGTATCGAATACGAAACAGACCAACTCGCCACCGAAAAAAATCAACTCGTCGAACAGCGCAAAACCCTCATCTACATCGTCCTCGGCATCATCTTAATTGCTGGCTTTATTTTTATTATCCGTTTCCAGGCCGAGAAAAACCGCGAGCTGCGTGCCATGCAGGAACAGCAAGCCGCAAACGAGGAGATTTACCAACTGATGATCACACAGCAGGACAAGCAGGAAGAAACGCGGCAGGCTGAGAAGAAGCGTATTGCCCAGGAAATACATGATGGGGTGTTGGGCAAGCTGTTCGGGACACGAATGCACTTAGGGCTGCTCAACGACAGGGACGGTAAAGAAGCACATACCGAACGTGTTACCTATATTGATGAGTTAAAAACGCTGGAACAGGAACTTCGCGAAATATCCCATGACCTGAATTCAGAGAAGCAGGCCGTCGCCAACAACTTCGTGCAGATGGTGATGAACTTCATCGAAACGCAGCGTACGGTTTGCAAAGCTGCCATCACTATCAATATGGAAAATAAGATCGACTGGGCGGCTGTGGACAGTGTGGCAAAAATCAACCTGTACCGCATCCTGCAGGAGGCATTCCAGAATATAAACAAACATGCGCAGGCATCGGATGTGTCCGTAGATTTCACACAGCAGGACGGCAACATTCTACTTACGGTTTATGACGATGGCGTGGGCTTCAACTACTTTAAAAAGAAAAAGGGAATTGGAATGCTGAACATGCATTCGCGTATTACGGGATCAGGCGGTACGATGGCGGTTGTTACTGCGCCGGGTGTAGGGACAAAGCTCGAATTTGCACTACCTGTGACTATTTCAAAAAAACTTCTTAAAGTTCTGTAG
- a CDS encoding tetratricopeptide repeat-containing sensor histidine kinase, with product MSYFRYLLIVLLLLLACSCQQKKLPKQTALADSLDRWFKIANNDSVAVATRKFYTDKAFAVVSKYPNNLESRTYYFKIAARYYNINALENYKIVTKRIIYNSKIKNDTTNIAEGYSFLGDYFNRKLAFDSAYINYDKSESFYIMSQDYSNAAKNIIYQARVQFIEKDYVGSEKSLFGALKFLKKTHHKELTYDAFNMLGVIYAELNEYHKSLEYHNRALKLLEDRIAFPKKEIYISSSLNNIGLVYQNKGDHKTAISYFKKALAYKDLFKVDCWTYALLINNLGYSELKMGKFNQLPKLFYMSLQISDSLGLVTSKISSKLHLSEYYALMNDSLKAYEFGFEALTDSKQNKLSKQILLSLKQMSIIDYKNKVSYFEDYIQISDSLQLAERQIRNNLGRVEYETDELATEKATLLNQRKTIIYIALTIILIAILISIIRIQSSKNRELRLVQQKQHANEEIYRLMLDQQQQRDEGRRQEKKRIARELHDGVMGQLTAIRLNLFALSRKHDPETIQNALGHIDKIQDVEKEIRGIAYDLTATIDEGTDYMEVITNIFSGLEQHSSIRFSMQVKGETDWNKVSVEVKIALCRMLQEALQNIIKYAQAENVSLTTRGEQHRLFITVQDDGVGFDLKKVRKGLGLRNMQERAREIGGSITITTAPGNGTSLEFTLPLQGNL from the coding sequence ATGTCTTACTTTCGCTACCTGTTAATCGTATTATTATTATTGCTGGCTTGCAGTTGTCAACAGAAAAAACTTCCCAAGCAAACCGCGCTTGCCGACTCCCTTGACCGGTGGTTTAAAATTGCTAATAATGACTCTGTCGCTGTGGCGACGCGGAAGTTTTATACTGATAAGGCATTTGCGGTGGTTTCGAAATACCCTAACAATCTGGAGAGTAGAACATATTATTTCAAAATTGCTGCACGATATTATAATATAAATGCTTTAGAAAATTATAAAATTGTAACAAAACGAATAATCTACAACTCCAAAATAAAAAATGACACTACTAATATTGCTGAGGGATATAGTTTTTTAGGAGACTATTTTAACCGAAAACTTGCTTTTGACTCTGCATATATAAATTATGATAAATCGGAAAGCTTTTATATTATGTCACAAGATTATTCAAATGCAGCTAAAAATATAATATATCAGGCCAGAGTTCAATTTATTGAAAAAGATTATGTAGGGAGTGAGAAATCTCTGTTTGGGGCGTTGAAATTTTTAAAGAAAACCCATCATAAAGAACTAACATACGACGCGTTCAATATGTTGGGAGTAATTTATGCAGAATTAAATGAATATCATAAATCTTTGGAATATCATAATAGAGCTCTTAAATTGTTAGAAGATAGAATTGCCTTCCCAAAAAAAGAAATTTATATTTCATCTTCATTGAATAATATTGGGTTGGTTTACCAAAATAAAGGCGACCACAAAACAGCGATTTCATATTTTAAAAAAGCATTGGCGTATAAGGACTTATTTAAAGTAGATTGTTGGACATATGCACTCTTAATTAATAATTTAGGATACTCTGAATTAAAGATGGGTAAGTTTAATCAATTACCGAAATTATTTTACATGTCTTTGCAGATTTCGGACAGCTTGGGGTTAGTAACGAGCAAAATATCCAGTAAATTACATTTATCAGAATATTATGCGTTAATGAACGACTCTTTAAAAGCATATGAGTTTGGTTTTGAAGCGTTAACTGACTCTAAACAAAATAAGCTATCCAAGCAAATTTTACTTTCACTAAAACAAATGAGTATTATTGATTATAAAAATAAGGTTTCTTACTTTGAAGACTATATTCAAATCAGTGACTCTCTTCAACTCGCAGAACGCCAAATCCGTAACAACTTGGGACGTGTCGAATACGAAACCGATGAACTGGCGACTGAAAAAGCCACACTTCTAAACCAAAGAAAAACAATAATCTACATCGCCCTCACCATCATCCTAATCGCCATCCTCATTTCCATTATCCGCATCCAATCCTCCAAAAACCGTGAACTTCGCCTCGTGCAGCAAAAGCAACATGCCAATGAAGAAATATACCGCCTGATGCTTGACCAACAGCAGCAACGCGACGAAGGAAGGCGGCAGGAGAAGAAACGCATTGCGCGCGAACTGCATGACGGTGTGATGGGACAACTCACAGCGATCAGACTAAACCTGTTTGCGTTGAGCCGCAAACACGATCCCGAAACCATCCAAAATGCGTTAGGCCATATCGACAAAATACAGGATGTCGAAAAAGAAATCCGTGGCATAGCCTATGACCTTACTGCTACTATTGACGAAGGGACCGATTATATGGAGGTCATTACCAACATCTTCAGCGGGCTCGAACAACATTCAAGCATACGATTTTCAATGCAGGTCAAAGGTGAGACCGATTGGAACAAGGTATCGGTTGAAGTCAAAATAGCACTATGCCGTATGTTGCAGGAAGCGCTGCAGAACATCATTAAATATGCGCAGGCCGAAAATGTGTCTTTGACTACTCGCGGTGAACAACACAGGCTTTTTATAACCGTACAGGACGATGGTGTTGGATTTGATTTAAAAAAGGTGCGAAAAGGTTTAGGTCTTCGTAATATGCAGGAACGGGCACGGGAAATTGGTGGTTCTATTACGATTACAACAGCGCCGGGCAATGGTACTTCCCTCGAATTCACATTACCACTTCAAGGCAATTTGTAG
- a CDS encoding sensor histidine kinase, which yields MAHIHKQKRETLLGLRQLSNIDNTKERNYSVEYYNISDSLDVNERKARNKFARIEFETDELAQDKVKLVEQKKTLIYTVLGIILIGVFVFVIRVQISKNRELRFIQEQQKANEEIYSLMITQQDKVEESRQAEKKRIAQELHDGVLGKLFGTRMNLGVLNTRKDEDGIVQRVGYIDELKNLEQEIREISHDLNSEKTAVFNNFVLMVSNFIESQRTVCQADISIKMDDTIEWNAIANTAKINLYRILQEAFQNINKHAKAQHVHVTFEKKNSLMQLEVADDGIGFIYSKKRNGIGLQNMRSRITTSGGTMDIITKPGDGTTLHFELPLT from the coding sequence GTGGCACATATTCATAAACAAAAAAGAGAGACACTGTTAGGGTTGAGGCAGTTATCTAATATAGACAACACAAAAGAGAGAAACTATTCAGTTGAATATTATAATATAAGTGATAGCCTAGATGTTAACGAACGCAAAGCTCGCAACAAATTCGCCCGCATCGAATTCGAAACCGACGAACTCGCCCAAGACAAAGTAAAGCTCGTCGAACAAAAGAAGACCTTAATCTATACCGTACTGGGAATTATCTTAATAGGGGTGTTTGTGTTTGTGATCCGCGTACAAATATCCAAAAACCGCGAGCTGCGTTTCATCCAGGAGCAGCAAAAAGCCAATGAGGAAATCTATTCGCTCATGATTACTCAACAGGACAAAGTTGAAGAGTCAAGGCAGGCAGAAAAGAAACGTATTGCACAGGAATTACACGACGGTGTACTAGGGAAATTGTTCGGGACCAGAATGAATTTAGGAGTGCTGAACACCAGGAAAGACGAGGACGGAATCGTGCAGCGGGTGGGTTATATCGACGAGCTCAAGAACCTCGAACAGGAAATCAGGGAAATCTCGCACGATTTAAATTCGGAAAAGACGGCGGTTTTTAATAACTTTGTGTTGATGGTCAGCAATTTCATAGAATCGCAACGCACTGTATGCCAGGCTGATATTTCGATAAAAATGGACGATACCATCGAATGGAATGCCATAGCGAACACTGCCAAAATCAACCTTTACCGCATCCTGCAGGAAGCATTCCAGAACATCAACAAGCACGCCAAAGCCCAACACGTGCATGTAACATTTGAGAAAAAAAACAGTCTTATGCAGCTGGAAGTGGCCGACGATGGCATAGGGTTCATTTACAGCAAAAAACGCAACGGGATCGGCCTGCAGAACATGCGCTCCCGCATCACCACCTCCGGAGGGACGATGGACATCATCACCAAACCCGGCGACGGTACGACATTACATTTTGAATTGCCCCTTACCTAA
- a CDS encoding response regulator, translating to MKKTVQVLMVDDHPFILQAYKNTLDRFKPDDYHIVETTADSGKTGYEVIANSTVTYDVAFLDISIPTYPEQNIESGIDLAKLLRQQMPDCKIVLLTMHTEKLKFRYFSETIQPEGLVVKNDLTFEELLIAFEDILDGKLYYSETVQKMMQEEES from the coding sequence ATGAAGAAAACAGTACAAGTGTTAATGGTGGACGACCACCCTTTTATCCTGCAGGCGTACAAGAATACACTGGACCGCTTCAAGCCGGACGACTATCACATTGTAGAAACCACGGCCGACTCGGGGAAAACCGGATATGAGGTGATCGCAAACAGCACCGTTACTTACGATGTGGCTTTCCTGGACATCAGCATCCCTACCTATCCCGAACAAAACATCGAGTCGGGGATCGACCTTGCCAAACTGCTCCGCCAGCAAATGCCGGACTGCAAGATCGTATTGCTCACGATGCATACTGAAAAACTCAAATTCCGGTATTTTTCTGAAACCATACAACCTGAAGGGCTTGTGGTGAAGAACGACCTCACTTTCGAGGAGCTCCTGATTGCCTTCGAGGACATCCTTGACGGGAAATTATATTACAGTGAAACGGTACAGAAAATGATGCAGGAGGAGGAAAGTTAG